The Cyclopterus lumpus isolate fCycLum1 chromosome 3, fCycLum1.pri, whole genome shotgun sequence genome includes the window TATTGTATACACACGATGGTGAGCAAAGAGTCCTCTAAATATATCCACCACAACAATGGTGCACTGACTCCAGTGACGTCATTAACTATTTGCTACCTAGCGGCCTACGATCACGATTAGTTGCTGTGTGCATTTcctgttatgctaagctaacgctaGTGTGTTCAGAGAAGAAGATGTTGTCATCGGAGTGACATTCATGAGAGGCAGACGGGTTGCTGCTTCTCCACAATAACAATGGTAAAGAAATACGCTCGGTTGATAATAGAAAGTAGTTctaacttgtttattttttgttgactTTTGTGCAGCCACCCAAAAGCAAAGGCTCAAGTAAAAAGCCTGCGAAGGTCAAAACGCCCACACTGATAGATGGATTCACCAAGGAGGAGCTGTCCAAGGAGCAGGTGAGAGATCaagtgtgttccactgtgtggaGTGAGGCTTGGATATTGTAAGTCAGGAGAAAGGAAAGGTTTTTGTTTCAAAGCGATATGtacattaaatgtgtatttcagTAAGTTGGTTTTGCACTTAGATGCAGCTTTtgttataaattaaataatgtaataattacatATAAAATCTCTAGGCCCATGGCCAGAAAGCCCTGCAGACAGAATCAGGATTATTCTTCTCAAACTTTTGTCTCGTTGAAGGTTGTaatgcctttttatttaatacatgtttttgcTCATTATTTTAACCTAAAAAGGTGTGACtttgtttcagaaaatacactctttttttgtgttgtgtatgtttgtctctTAGCTGTTTGTAATTTGTTGACAgggatgtattttattttaattttactgTATCTCTGTTCATATATTAAGATGTATATTGAAATTGATATAACAATGTATCTAGAACTAAAATCAAATCGCAAAATGATTACTAGAGTCAGAAGCCGAGATGGCAATTACTGATACTTTGTTGATAGTactgatagtttttttttacaataacttTACAAGACTAGTTTTGTTCTCAATCATAACTGCTCTCTGTTTTACTTACTGCACATGTGTATGCTGCGTTAACAGATTCTCCTTTAAAGATTCTCCGACtttcctccagagccacagaagacatttaTATTTCTGATTTATATTAGTGCCCCTGCGAACAATAAATTGGACTTTGACATTTACAATTTGTGGGGTGTCCCTTTTGGAATAAATGAGGTTATTGGCTCGCGGTCATCTAGATTGTCTGGCTTTGCCcacattgaaatacatttctgtatttcagATGGAAGAGCACATTGTGCGTCTTCGAGAGGAGctagacagagagaaggaagagagaaacTACTTTCAGCTGGAGAGGGACAAGATCCACACATTTTGGGAGATCACAGACAGTAAACTCGAGGAGGTTAAGGCAGAAAAGAAGAATTTTGATACAGACatagaggaggatgaggggcGCCACCAAGTAGAGGTCAAGGTGAGGTTAATGCAGGTGTATTGTAGTTATTGTCAAACGTCACCCAAATTCACAGGCTAGATTTTTACCACGTCTTTGATTTATGTCATAATATGCTATATGGATCTTTAAATACAGTCCATAGATGCAACCTTTTTTTGATCCACAGCAAGTGTATTTGTTATTCTCAGTATCCCACAATCCATTGTTCATCAGTAGTTTCTATAGTGGCATGTATAGGTTTACctatcaacttaaaaaaaaagttcagaCACTAGTACTAGTTTATCATTTGGTAAGCAAAGATTATCCTCTGACATATTTAAGGGCTGCATTAATTATATATTGCACATTTGATTCATTTGTTCCACTAGGTGTATAAGCAGAAGATGAAGCACCTCCTGTGTGAACACCAGAACACAATATCTGAGTTGAAAGCAGATGGTTTAGTCCACACACAGGCGGTCCAGGAAGAGCAAAACAAATTAGAGACTGTGCTTCATAAGGACATGAGGGCCGTCATGGTCGACATGCAGGAGCTTGACAATGAAAACCTTGTCAAGGAGCTTGAACTGGTTTGTACACACTATTTTATTTCTACACTTAAAGCTCTGTGGATTTAATGTGTCTCTTTACTTTGATATATTTCAACAATTAAGCGTCAATGCTACAAACACCACTTTGCTTTTTATCTCAACAGAAACACCGTGAAGAAATGACTAAAACAAGTGACATCTTTGAAAAGCAAATTTCAGGTAAAGAATTAATCAACACTCTGTGCTGTGAAAACTAAATGGCAGCCCTCATTTTGTGTCACTATTTGAGTAGAAGTCCAAGCCAAATATGAGAAAAAGATGGAGTTGCTGGTACAAGAGCTGGACAACATAATGAAAAATGTGACCTGTGAGATAGAAGATCAATGGAACAGCCACATCAACACTCTAATAGAAGACCACAAGAAAGCCTTCATGGAAGTTGATGCACTGTTTATCGGCATGAAACAGGATTTAGATATGAACGAGTCACTCAAGGTATAAGTGCTCACATTCAGAGACATTTCAGATGTTTTGTTTAAACCTACCACACATTATTCATTTAGTTATTGATGAATATGTTTTCTTGGCTTTTCTTAGGCACAAAAGGAAGGGATGCACAcaaaacagaaggagaaggacctGGTCTGCCTTTTGCAGGAGAACAAATATCTGACAGAGCTTCTCTCGAAAGTCAAAGAGGAGAACGCGGACATtgagagaaaaatgaaataCTTCGTATTGGAAAAGGTTGTTGGGGTAGTATTTGtgattatttctttaatttgtttgtggTTGAAACTTTGTGCACAATACTTGCTGCCAGTGCCCTAATTGGTCTTGACATGTAGCATCCTGTACATGGTCACAATGTCAAATTGTAAAACAGTTTTTGACAGGATGTCATTGAAAAGGTTAAACAAAAGAAGCTGGATGAACTGAAATGCGATTATAAGACACTGGAACAGAAACTCTGCAAGGTACTTGCTAAGATTGAGTTGCACTCTATCATGTTGCTCAAATGTGAGCTTAATTCATGTGACCAAATGCTTGTTTACTATTGGGTatttgtgtgaatgtttttgcatttgtctttgtctgtgcACATGTCATACAGCTTCATCTAGAAAGGGATGAGCTGGAGAAGACGTTCACTCAGAATATTCAGCAGGTGCAGGATGAAGGAGATTGGAAGAGCATGCAGCTGGAAAGGAGGCTGGAAGGTCTGATAGACAGCCTGGAGAAGACGCAGGCGCAGCTCCTCTCTGTGCTTTCTGCCTCGAACATGGACCAAACTGCTCTTCAAGGGGTCACTAACAAAATTGAGGtgaattttcttttaaacattatgtattttatgCACATTGCTctctgtacaaaaacaaaagaatcatGTTTTTGCTTGTAGACAAATCTGGACTCCAGTAATTATTCCATCAAGAACTTGGAGTATAAAAAAGCTCAGCTTTCCCAGGTTAGGAGTTTGTTTACTTCCGGGAAAGTGTCATGCATTTGTTAAATTAATGATGATGTTGAATACATTTGTGTAGTAATATTCATACGTGTGTATCCTGCAGGCCCGTAAGGATTTGCTGCTGACCTACGAAGCTAAGCAAAGGGCTCTTGGTGCCTGTGGAGGAGCTTTGTTTAAAGCCATTTGAGGTCAGCTGCTAACTGGGAAGTCAATCATTGACCTTGGGTTTGTCCCAAAATGAGACGCAATGAATCCAAAGACTGACCCATTAATAGTAAATCTCACTTTCTTTGCATAAGCCCTGTTTCTCATGGTGTTCTTTGATATAAATTACTTCACTCCATTTGAACTAGTTTGTTTAAGAAAATAGACTATTTTggaatatttataattttttcttttattctttcatAGATGGTTCATATGGATAACATTGGCTGTGTCTGTCAATATATAAAGCTGTAATAATACCAAAATGAACCTatagttaaatacatttaaatatgtgatttaaaagaagcttaACATAAGAGTCAAAAGCTGAAATGGCAGTTACTGAAACCTTTACTTACTCTAGCTCTACAGGACTAGTAGAGCTGTTGTTTGTTGTCATCATGGCTGGTCTTCCATCTCTATTATTTGCATGCTGTGTTCACCGAATCATTAAAGATTTTAATGACGTAATAGTTTTTATACGGTAAAACAGATTCTCGTCTCAGCTCCATTGAGACCAAATGTGTAGTTACTGTGTTTTGCTCCTTAAGGAATAAGGAGAAAAGTGCATTCCTGTTAATCTCGACTGGTGTGAAGTGCTGCAAAAGTAAATGAGctgacaacaaacaacaatcagAATATGGGCTGCTCTGCTGTGGTCTGTTAGAGTTAGACGTGTCTGACTGGTTGATGGAGCATTTTTACTGCAAGAAGAGCCATGCATGACTTGCTTCTCCAACTAGCAGTTCATATATTTCAATAATATCACgtcatatttaaaaagcagaTAATCTTCTATATTTAGGTTATTTGTGCAATCTGACTGTACTTCAAAAGGGATGTGTTTATCGCCCTCTATACACATTTACAGTGTGGTTAAGTCCTTTACAGTTCTGGTTATAATTATTTCCGTAAATGATGTACCAGAATTACAGCAATGATTGtttttgcatttatatttatctGTTCTCAGAATGGATAAATATACATGATGGTGATTGTGGCCTTGATGTCACTCTCAAAACTAAAGTGGGCGTCATTCTAGGTCACATTAGGGGACACATATACAATCTTATTGGTTATAAAAATATTTGTGCATAAGGTGGAACCAAATTATTAATTTGAGAACTGATAATTACCTCTTGGAAGGAATGTTCGTAAGTAGTAGCAACGGTTTTCAGTACTGCTCAACACAATTGAATTTGATTGTTGGAGTATGCAATATGTAGAAgagggacattttattttgacgtTTGTTATTAGatttaatggagaaaaaaaaaacaagttgctGAAAGGGTGTGTTATTGTCAAGTGGTTACTACTAAACATTGTTGTAAAGAGGAGTGAAATTATGTAATTTTCTGGATTAAAAACGATTACAATAAAGGAttacaaaaatgcaaaataaataaattcttcATCTTCTAATGTCAGTAAATTACGGCAAAGATCATTTCAGAGGTAATTTGAGGCCTTTATCATTTGATACTCCCACTGGAAGTTGGGGGCTAAAAGTTGGACTCGAACCAAGTATTCCAATCTCAACAGCCAGTTTCACCAGCTGATTGCTGGCAGGAGTttccagcagagagagaggaacatatGGGGTGGATCCAGTTTCTCATTGAATATTCCTGTGGTCTAGTTGCACTGAGTGATCGCCGTTCCCTGCGGTATCAATAATACAGGAGGAAGATATTGTCCCAGTGCAGGCCACAGTATCATACAGCTAAAGCAAGTGCAGAGAGGGGGTGGTCCTTTCACTCAGCCCTCTTGGGTTTCAGGGCCTGCAGACAGCGGTCTGACTCTGGGGAGCCGGCTGCTGTGCCCTTGCACAGGGCTCAATTGTAAGTCTGCCTGACCGAGGGATAAATTTGTCTAAACAGTGACAGCCTGCACAGTCGGTAAGACTACACCCCCAACAAACCCAGAGTCACAGGATGCGTCCCAGCTGAGAGACAGCTCAATAGGGAATCAGTCAGTGGGAGACATCGGACAGTTAGAGAATGGGATAGATATCCTGGGCGTGATTAACATGATCCAGATTTTCACCTTGTTTGAGCACCTGAGTGCTGTGACCTTCCTGTAGCCTCAGGATGCCCCAAAATACTGAACACAAACCAAAATAATGAACATCTAAATACAAGCAGTGACCctaaagagggagagaaatgttttgtttcaagTGATTATGTACACCcgagctgctctctctcttttctgcaCATTGTCATAGAAAATGGCTAAGCAACATATAGTAGCATGTCAACTATAACtcatgagagagagatggtgaaacagagagagagagagagagagagagatggtgaaagagagagagagagagagatggtgaacagagagagagagagagagagagagaggtggtgaacagagagagagagagtgatggtgAAACAGAGAGTGCCACTCAGAAGCTCTGAGTGTATTGATGCCGCTGAGTTAGAGATGCTGATAAAAGCTTGAAAGGATACTTGAGAAACGAATGGTTTGTAACTGTTGGTgagtttttaatacatttttctcaagtttattattattgtgagttaccactgacatttaaaataatttaaacaggGACAGATGTATCCTTTGCTATTCTTGTTGAACTCCGATGTCTTTAAGAATTGTGTATTTCACTGCGAGTGTGTGAATATGTTACCTCAGATTCATAACTTTTCTTTGGTCACTCTTTTCAACATCACATACGGACCTACCTATAGCTATATAGCCTGCGCCATTGTCTCATAGTTAAGTACATTACTGATACTTGTTTTAGTAAACATGCAGTGAGAGTGGTAAGGTGATGTGGTGGCCAGTCATTAAGGTTTAATATCCCCTTTCAATTGAGATACTTTACTCCTTGAGTCTATCGCATTGctagaaatgaaaaaaacacagccTCCGTTTAATCACGTTTTAATCAGTAGTAAAAACAGCCTGAAGGGAAAGATGGGACAccactgtgtcactgtgcatGCTGCCATGAGATGAAGATGGCAGCGAACGGGCCAGGGATGGCCACTGTTACATTCACAAGCATCATAGTTTGTGCTGTTTTACTGGGACAAGGATCCCCTGAGAAGACAGGTGAGTGCACCATCAGAACATTTAACCTAatacaatatgtatgtgtgtgtttaatacaCAATGCTAGCTTTAGCTGTCTCTTATGGGACTCTTTCAGGAGGCGGtaaagaggaacagagagacaCTATTCTTAAggaaatattttcaaaatggAGTACAGGAACTGACTGGAATCCACAGAAAGCTCCTTCAGAACCACACGAGGACCAGTCAGTGCTTCCTTGGGTGAGGAATATCATGGGGAGCTTAAAAACACTCGGCGTACTTCCAAGCAAGAACCTGCCAATTGACAGGCAGCGTCTCTCCGGCTTCCTCTACAACATCTCTCTGTACCTCCAAGAGATGGGTTCTGAGCTGGAAGAGGCACCGGCGGACGAGGAGCAGCTGTGGGAGAAACTGCTGCATTACTTCCTCCAGTCTGAAGGGAGTGCTGCCCTGAACCAGTGGAACGGCCGGGTCCCACCACGACCCAGCGTCAAAGTGCAGGACTGGTTTTTGTCCCTGAGGGCCAGCCCTCACTGGGACTGGCTTCTGGTGCTGCTGCAGAGTCTGATCAGTCTGTCCGAGCGTCAGTCCCACAGGCCTCTCTTGACTTTCTTATCTCAGAactggaggacagtgagtgCGGTGTTTGAAGCTGCgcttcaggctctgctcagtgggACCTATGGTCAGGCCAGTGCAGGCCTGCAGGGCTTCATCTGTGCTCTAAAGGGTCGTAGCGACTGTGCCTTCAGTGTTAGTTGGCTTCAGCAGCTGCTGCGTTTCCTAGAAACACGCAGCTGGAAGCCTGTTGTCAGTTTACACCCAGCAGGGGAAGGTGCTGAGCACAGTAGGAGCTCAAGTGTATTTGGACGTTTAAGGCCCTTCAGCTTGCCTCCTGAGGCCATGAGGCAGGATGGGTTGTCTGTAAATGCATCTCTGGAAGATGCGATGACCGCTGAGGATGACCCAGACTCCATGCATAGCTTCCTGCTGCAGGCGTTATCACgttcaggtggaggagagcgaggTGGCCACTTGGCACAGAATAATGTAGCTTTGGTGCAGAGTTTGGACGGGTTGAGGAGGGGCCTCCTGCACAGGGTGGGTAGTTCTGTCTACGGTAACTTGAGGAAGAAAGTGTCACGGGTTACCATGGCGCTGCTTGATGATGTCAGCAGCCTGGTGGATGTACCACAGCCCAATGCTCGGAGCCGATGCTCAGTTGGTGAGTATGTGGAGCAGTTGGCCTCATAAGAGATAATAACTTATTGAAATGAGACAAAAAGCAGAGTTAAAAATGTGGCAACTCAGACCAAAAAACAGACATAATCAAGTGTTGTTTAAGTTACATGCAGTCATACCCACAAGCTGATCATAGAATCATTAGCTAATTATGAAAGAGCAGCCTTTAATTATAGTTCACATGGCAGATGCTGCTGTATGTTGATACACGTATACATTTAAAAGCTTTGCTAATTGACTAATAAACATGTCTATTCAAACATATTTTAGGTTTAGAAGTAAATCATTGTTTCTAGTGTATTTGTTGTCATTCACAGAGGAACAACCCTTGCTAATAGCCTCATAAGTTTGGCCCTGGTTTCACCTGAAAGCTACAGGAGAGACAGTGACAGTTACTGACACTGCTTTAAAATCTTTGTAATCATCCTGGCCGGTGAAAGCATCTGTTGTTAGCCCAGCTAATCTCTTTATCCTCTCAGTGATGCCAGTAACACTATCTTGGGCATTGTTAGCTGAGCTGCACTGTACACCAGGCATGGTTGTGTACTGCAGAAGCAGTTGCTTTTTCCACCACTCTTTTCCTTTGATTTTCTGTTTGcctttcatttgtctttttcaagGTGACCTTAGACAACTGATCTTATGGTAAGGTATTTTAAACCATTATATGATTGCAGTCCAAATATATGATTCTAGATTCACATTTCTTCCATTGTTTTGTCCATGCACATGTAGGGGGATAAGACATAACGTGACCTGGAACACTCAGGCTTTGGGCTCCCAGGGTCTCCCAAGCTCCCTTCCATTCCTCTCCTGCCCCCCCAATGAAGCGGATGAACTCAGATCACGACTAACACCGGCCCAAACATCTCCAAAACAAGGCCCCTCTGCACGAACAATCTCCAAACAAAAATACCTTCATGACCTCTCTAGCACACCTCATTCCTCCCAGCTAAACCAGCCACTAGCAGTCAGAACGAGAGAGATCTAcaaccagcagagagagattGAGTACTCCACCTCTATAGAAATCCTGGAGGCAGCGTGTAATGAATCCATCCCAGGCTTGTCAGGCGTCTCCAACTTCACTGTGTTCCTCTACTGTAAACTGTTTGAAGGGGAGAACGGGTCAGTTAATCCTGCAGAGGCCCAGCTGGGGCTCGACCTGCATGCCACGTGCTCTGATGCAGCTTGGTACCTgtctgctgctgaggaggacTTCCTTTGGGTTCACGTCTGTAGCGGGTTCTTCGCCCAAGAATTCAACAACACAGTCTGTGCCAACTCCTCTTTCTGGCTGCAGAGAGCACAACAGGTAATAGAgttttgtatgtgttttccGATAACTTTTTGCAAAATATCTGTGGCATGAAGGCCATGCTGTGTATATGTACTTGTacattgcttgttttttttattcataatttgtaCTTATTTTAACTTGAATATTTGCAGACGGCAGTGACAAAGGACTACCATTTTTTTAACCTGACAAGTATAGACGACCTGTGTGTGCAGCTGACAGGTGAGGCAATAGGAAGTCCGGTACTCGATGAGAACTGTGTGGCCCAGTTGGGCAACAGGTTGCTCAGTGCTGAGGCTTTCAGGCACTGCTTCCTGCCCAACAACTCCGTCCTGATCTCAGCTGTGTGCGGGGGACCGCCCCCTGACTCACACCAGACCTTGCCAGAGGGCAGCTGGGCCGCAGCGTACTGCTCTAAAATCCACAACTTCTCCCTTGTTGACACCGTTGAGGAGGCATGTCAATACAGGGCGTGGGATGTGCATCATTTCACCAACTCCACCATCCTGGAGCTCTGTGAGCAGACACATGGATTGAGAGAATACATTTGTCTAAATGCCACACTCTTCAATCAGCTGTTAAGAGCAATGCCTCAGTTTGCTGATTTCTGTGCTGATCTGCAGGCAGAACTGGAGAGCAGGAAGTGCCTCCTGCAGAGGTTTTTTGACATGCTCCCAGCGCCCTATGAGTTTGACACATCGCAGCTGTGTGTGGACCCGGCTCCTCTGCTGGTGGAAGCTCTACAcaagctgagtgtgtgtgaggttgaGGGAGGAGAGCGTGAAGGGTTTTTAGTGGCGCTGGGATATGTGTTGCGAGTCCTGGACTTCATGGTAGGCCTCTCTTCGGGTCTGGatgagggggaaagagaggccAGACAAGGTTTGAGTCAGGCTATCCTCCTCTCCAGTCTCCTTGACAACACCTCCTGGGCCACACTGCAACCAGAAGCCTCCATGAGTGTCCTGCACACCGTGGGAGTCTTCCTCCGCAGAGAGCAGAACGCCAGTCTAAAAGAGGATCTACTGAGCTGCTTTAGTGTAAGATGGCTGAAtggcacactcacacacagactctcacacacactgagcaaaGAGTGAATAACTTGTTTTTACTGTTACATCAGCCTGTCTTGTGGGACCTCATCCAGCAGGACGACAACTCATCTGCTCTGAGTTTTCTGCTGCAGGTAATGGCCTGTGCAGCTACATTCAAATGTAAACTTCAACAACAGATCAGTCCCCTGAACTTTATATTTAGGTGATTTACTTTATCTCACCAGGAGTACCTCCAGATGCCAAGAGACAGCATTCGCACTCTAGTGATGTCCGCTGAAAAAGATGCTGTGAAGAGATTTCTCTCTCATATGCATCAAAGTTGGGACCAGCTACAAGTTGAAACCGTACAGGTTTGTTTTCATACTCCCAACAAAACACTTAGTGGACTGTTATTGACCTTTTATATTAAGCTAACTGTCCAGGATTAAATCCCCTTGTTCTACTCTATTGCGCTCTCTTCTATTTTATTTGAATCTATGTCACAGCCCATGCATAGTTAAAGAGGGCTAATTTGAACACAATCACTTTCTGCCCCgctctttgttttctctgtcaGGTGTCTCAAAAAGAGTTGCAGGCCATGGAAACAATGACTGCTGCTTTCATCCATAAGTTCCCCCGGGTGACCCCAGAATTGTTTGTGGACCTGTCTCAGTTCATCcccttcatgtctgtctctgacATCATGAGCTTCCCGGCCTCCCTGATAGTCAACGACAGCGTGTGAGTCAATGACACATACAATAGCACTTAGCGTTTAGTTTTTATATGTCTTACTGTCCTGCAGCTAACGCATTCTGAGTCACTCTTTAGGTTGACAGCCATTCGTGACCACAGCTCAGAAATGAAGTCACTGCAGAAAAAGGCCTTTGTAAAAAGACTCCTGCAGTCAAGTGTGGTTGGTGAGGTCCCTACATGGCCACCATACTTTCTCAGCTCCATCCTCCCGCTTCTGCCTTACCTGCCAGTCAGTCATTTTCAGCAACTGACATCACAACAGGTACAACTCTTTACATAACTGCTGTATATCTCTCACAGACGTTAGTCATCTCAGACAAGGTCAAGTAAATAGCAAAGCCATTCACTGGGGTTCTTCAATTTGTACAgatgacaaaataaagacaacatctaaataaatatattaaggAGAAACAGATGCTTTCATACAGGACACAAGGACCAGAGAATGGATTTATGAGTATTAAGGATAACTGAATCATTGCTTTGGCCTTCACAGTCACCAGACTCAACCACTCTGATGTGAGAGTTTGAAGCAAAGTGCCTTCCACCATCATCAAACACCACCTTTCCTTTagtttttcattgtttcaaaATTGTATCTGTTGTCTCCTTTAGCTTACTCCTCTGGTAGAGTTGCTAGGCAACGGCAGTCTGGATGGTGTAAGGGGCCGCCATGTGCTCCGCACCCTCTTCAGCAAGCAGAATAATCTGACCAGTGATAACATACCGAGGTAGGACCCAGATACTTTGTGTTTATGTAGGTTCGTCTTTATGGTCACTTCCAACACACTCCAATAGGTTTCCTCAGTGATTGTTCATATTCAGAGCTTACGTCCTGCAGTtggtgtttatttgtatttgtgtttggcCATGGTACAATTTGTTAAACTAAAAAGTTTATAATCATCTCAAGTTTGATATACTTGACATAGATGTTGTCCCCTGTTGACATGGTTACTTAGAGACTATTTCTTGACATCCAAGATTGGCACCAATGAGTTAGGTCATAGTTGTTTTGGTGTGTGGGGCTATATAAGCTATGGACAAGCACATGAGTTCTCTTTCTACTCATTCTCTGTCTACTATTCAATAAAGGAAGAAATACCCCAAAAGAGACAAACGTAacagcaaatgtgttttttcaggtTAGGGGTCCTTGCATGTTACCTGGATCCCGTGGAACTGGGTTCATTTCTTCAGAACTCAGCCGTGTCCTCGGCTCTCTGGCAGCAGCTGGCTCAGTGCATGTCAAAGGGGTTCATAAGTACCAGTGGCAGGGCAAGTAGCACGTGTTCTTTAGTCCTTTGCAGAAAGTCTGCTTCaaaccactaacatcctgaatGTCTTActtgtgtaattgtgttttatGGACAGCTGTCCTCTTGGTTGATACCAGCCGCCGAGACCCTGAACGTCAGCAGCATGGCTCCCTCAGAGCTGTCTGGCCTCAGCGGTCTGTTACCTCAGTTAGGAGCGTCCCTCCTGCTGTCGCTGCCCTCACAGCTACTCTTGGAAATCCTCTCACAACCAGGATTACACAGATATTCTCCAGCACAGGTTAGCAGgaaatttgtttttctttgtgactTCTTGTCATTGTTATCGTTGGTGAAGTTGTTAAACCGACCATAGTAGATATTAGTAAGCTGTAGGTTTCCAATGTAACCgtaaatgtataaaaatgaATTGCATTTCCATTAAACTTTCTAAATTTGATTGAAAAATCCGCAAAAATCTTTTCTGGTCAGAACTGTAGAACTAGAATGAAGGGGAGAAATGGCTACGTAAATTACGACAATTATTTTTCTGTAAATGgatgtttaaatgtgcaaatgtggAATTATCTTATCATTAGCTATCAAATATGTGTTCGTCCGCACACATTtcaagaacagaaatctgaacattggataaagCCACGTTCAGAGGgatttttataataaatcagaaaaaaCTGTCAACAGGCATACAAAATACATTACTACTATATAATGCCTTGCATTAAGACAATTTGTTTTATGTCTTACAAGTTTTCGGAAATTGTATGTTTAAATAGG containing:
- the gas8 gene encoding LOW QUALITY PROTEIN: dynein regulatory complex subunit 4 (The sequence of the model RefSeq protein was modified relative to this genomic sequence to represent the inferred CDS: inserted 2 bases in 1 codon); the protein is MPPKSKGSSKKPAKVKTPTLIDGFTKEELSKEQMEEHIVRLREELDREKEERNYFQLERDKIHTFWEITDSKLEEVKAEKKNFDTDIEEDEGRHQVEVKVYKQKMKHLLCEHQNTISELKADGLVHTQAVQEEQNKLETVLHKDMRAVMVDMQELDNENLVKELELKHREEMTKTSDIFEKQISEVQAKYEKKMELLVQELDNIMKNVTCEIEDQWNSHINTLIEDHKKAFMEVDALFIGMKQDLDMNESLKAQKEGMHTKQKEKDLVCLLQENKYLTELLSKVKEENADIERKMKYFVLEKDVIEKVKQKKLDELKCDYKTLEQKLCKLHLERDELEKTFTQNIQQVQDEGDWKSMQLERRLEGLIDSLEKTQAQLLSVLSASNMDQTALQGVTNKIETNLDSSNYSIKNLEYKKAQLSQARKDLLLTYEAKQRALGXPVEELCLKPFEVSC
- the LOC117748471 gene encoding stereocilin-like, with translation MKMAANGPGMATVTFTSIIVCAVLLGQGSPEKTGGGKEEQRDTILKEIFSKWSTGTDWNPQKAPSEPHEDQSVLPWVRNIMGSLKTLGVLPSKNLPIDRQRLSGFLYNISLYLQEMGSELEEAPADEEQLWEKLLHYFLQSEGSAALNQWNGRVPPRPSVKVQDWFLSLRASPHWDWLLVLLQSLISLSERQSHRPLLTFLSQNWRTVSAVFEAALQALLSGTYGQASAGLQGFICALKGRSDCAFSVSWLQQLLRFLETRSWKPVVSLHPAGEGAEHSRSSSVFGRLRPFSLPPEAMRQDGLSVNASLEDAMTAEDDPDSMHSFLLQALSRSGGGERGGHLAQNNVALVQSLDGLRRGLLHRVGSSVYGNLRKKVSRVTMALLDDVSSLVDVPQPNARSRCSVGDLRQLILWGIRHNVTWNTQALGSQGLPSSLPFLSCPPNEADELRSRLTPAQTSPKQGPSARTISKQKYLHDLSSTPHSSQLNQPLAVRTREIYNQQREIEYSTSIEILEAACNESIPGLSGVSNFTVFLYCKLFEGENGSVNPAEAQLGLDLHATCSDAAWYLSAAEEDFLWVHVCSGFFAQEFNNTVCANSSFWLQRAQQTAVTKDYHFFNLTSIDDLCVQLTGEAIGSPVLDENCVAQLGNRLLSAEAFRHCFLPNNSVLISAVCGGPPPDSHQTLPEGSWAAAYCSKIHNFSLVDTVEEACQYRAWDVHHFTNSTILELCEQTHGLREYICLNATLFNQLLRAMPQFADFCADLQAELESRKCLLQRFFDMLPAPYEFDTSQLCVDPAPLLVEALHKLSVCEVEGGEREGFLVALGYVLRVLDFMVGLSSGLDEGEREARQGLSQAILLSSLLDNTSWATLQPEASMSVLHTVGVFLRREQNASLKEDLLSCFSPVLWDLIQQDDNSSALSFLLQEYLQMPRDSIRTLVMSAEKDAVKRFLSHMHQSWDQLQVETVQVSQKELQAMETMTAAFIHKFPRVTPELFVDLSQFIPFMSVSDIMSFPASLIVNDSVLTAIRDHSSEMKSLQKKAFVKRLLQSSVVGEVPTWPPYFLSSILPLLPYLPVSHFQQLTSQQLTPLVELLGNGSLDGVRGRHVLRTLFSKQNNLTSDNIPRLGVLACYLDPVELGSFLQNSAVSSALWQQLAQCMSKGFISTSGRLSSWLIPAAETLNVSSMAPSELSGLSGLLPQLGASLLLSLPSQLLLEILSQPGLHRYSPAQAFQMLSKISKDTSLTMDKLCRLKPLLSGLSPAVLQDLHWPEISGAAHCQCWKMLLTELKPGHRAMLYNAMQEALHRYSQNITQQAHCLLPFVPLRKLTETLNGEAVLRDVSLYRDMHWSPQQAQLLFKKIHTLKNITSKMVRELGHIASGMSCDFLRLWSNDTDFVELLQFVSELPGGMRPALRKCFIEELKEQPKINLSTLSSGFAATIPVTMIEDLSNASFRAILDHIQAHFADFLRIPHYKQTNLAEKAVTELGSYQAEGEIDGTTLDVLGPLLPFLDRDSLALVDRRALALRLEEMRSFCLPKEALRDISALLTQKDLLGEPSKWQVGDVEHLGRLVFSLSTKQINSIPLTVLTKDTVEQVLLGQRRWEDSVLGRVCVTQCMDQPSQRRLTQSLIRGIVKARSRRSKVPVPSCADIRGTFPSAWTSTQLSRMSQEDLKQCVEVFAQDASMSSEQRRALWLKLRKSFSPVRELRADQMLSLGAMVTEMGERDLQDASLTDLGVLAHLGTLTDWSPKKMRAVILGMMRKRKMKVEQLTAVDLATFGHLMCGLYPSEIKRLNPYNLSVAVLFLRETSLPCTEQQMEELTSRLSRTEAFGPVSAWGPEVFTEIGTLAVGLEDMVLSALVQEQVEGITPEAIALMSPKKMAVVFSAVQMSWLSAEQAWAVSEEQWAQLDTEQRHAVGLARYEGDVLLELRGRNSSPAADSFTTSSLALGLLLWKLI